One stretch of Streptomyces sp. 135 DNA includes these proteins:
- the dnaN gene encoding DNA polymerase III subunit beta — protein sequence MKIRVERDVLAEAVAWAARSLPARPPAPVLAGLLLKAEEGALSLSSFDYEVSARVSVDAEVDEEGTVLVSGRLLADICRALPNRPVEISTDGVRATVVCGSSRFTLHTLPVEEYPALPQMPTATGTVPGEVFASAAAQVAIAAGRDDTLPVLTGVRIEIEGDTVTLASTDRYRFAVREFLWKPENPDASAVALVPAKTLLDTAKALTSGDTVTLALSGSGAGEGLIGFEGAGRRTTTRLLEGDLPKYRTLFPTEFNSVAVIETAPFVEAVKRVALVAERNTPVRLSFEQGVLILEAGSSDDAQAVERVDAQLDGDDISIAFNPTFLLDGLSAIDSPVAQLSFTTSTKPALLSGRPAVDAEADEAYKYLIMPVRLSG from the coding sequence GTGAAGATCCGGGTTGAACGCGACGTACTCGCGGAGGCGGTGGCCTGGGCGGCGCGCAGCCTCCCGGCCCGGCCGCCTGCGCCCGTCCTCGCAGGCCTGCTGCTGAAGGCCGAGGAAGGCGCACTGAGCCTGTCGAGCTTCGACTACGAGGTCTCGGCGCGCGTCTCGGTGGACGCGGAGGTGGACGAAGAGGGCACGGTCCTCGTGTCCGGCCGCCTGCTCGCGGACATCTGCCGCGCGCTCCCCAACCGCCCGGTGGAGATCTCCACAGACGGTGTACGGGCGACGGTGGTCTGCGGCTCCTCGCGCTTCACACTCCACACGCTTCCTGTGGAGGAGTACCCCGCGCTGCCGCAGATGCCGACCGCGACGGGCACCGTCCCCGGCGAGGTCTTCGCTTCGGCCGCCGCTCAGGTGGCCATTGCCGCGGGCCGCGACGACACGCTGCCCGTGCTGACCGGCGTACGCATCGAGATCGAGGGCGACACGGTCACCCTCGCCTCCACCGACCGCTACCGCTTCGCGGTCCGCGAGTTCCTGTGGAAGCCGGAGAACCCGGACGCGTCCGCGGTCGCCCTGGTGCCCGCCAAGACGCTCCTGGACACCGCCAAGGCGCTCACGAGCGGCGACACGGTCACCCTGGCCCTGTCCGGCTCGGGCGCGGGCGAGGGCCTCATCGGTTTCGAGGGCGCGGGCCGGCGGACGACCACGCGTCTCCTCGAGGGCGACCTGCCGAAGTACCGCACGCTGTTCCCGACCGAGTTCAACTCGGTCGCCGTGATCGAGACCGCCCCCTTCGTGGAGGCCGTCAAGCGTGTGGCCCTGGTCGCCGAGCGGAACACCCCGGTGCGGCTCAGCTTCGAGCAGGGCGTGCTCATCCTGGAGGCGGGCTCCAGCGACGACGCACAGGCTGTGGAAAGGGTCGACGCCCAGCTGGACGGCGACGACATCTCCATCGCCTTCAACCCGACGTTCCTGCTGGACGGCCTGAGCGCGATCGACTCGCCGGTCGCCCAGCTGTCGTTCACGACCTCCACGAAGCCCGCGCTGCTGAGCGGCAGGCCGGCGGTGGACGCCGAGGCGGACGAGGCCTACAAGTACCTGATCATGCCTGTACGTCTGAGCGGCTGA
- the gnd gene encoding phosphogluconate dehydrogenase (NAD(+)-dependent, decarboxylating) has protein sequence MELGLVGLGKMGGNMRERIRRAGHTVIGYDRNPDLADVPSLEELVGKLKGPRVVWVMVPAGAATQSTIDELSELLQPGDVVVDGGNSRWTDDEKHAEELKAKGIGFVDCGVSGGVWGLKNGYALMYGGDKDDVAKVQPIFDALKPEGDFGSVHAGKVGAGHFAKMVHNGIEYAMMQAYAEGWELLEKVDSVTDVREVFRSWQEGTVIRSWLLDLAVNALDDDEHLEKLRGFAQDSGEGRWTVEAAIDNAVPLPAITASLFARFASRQDDSPQMKMIAALRNQFGGHAVESKSEH, from the coding sequence ATGGAGCTCGGTCTCGTCGGCCTCGGCAAGATGGGCGGCAACATGCGCGAGCGCATCCGCCGCGCAGGTCACACCGTCATCGGATACGACCGCAACCCGGACCTCGCGGATGTCCCCAGCCTCGAAGAGCTCGTGGGCAAACTGAAGGGCCCGCGCGTGGTGTGGGTGATGGTCCCGGCCGGGGCCGCGACCCAGTCCACCATCGACGAGCTGTCCGAGCTGCTGCAGCCCGGCGACGTCGTCGTGGACGGCGGCAACTCTCGCTGGACGGACGACGAGAAGCACGCCGAGGAGCTGAAGGCCAAGGGCATCGGCTTCGTCGACTGCGGCGTCTCCGGCGGCGTCTGGGGCCTGAAGAACGGCTACGCCCTGATGTACGGCGGCGACAAGGACGACGTCGCCAAGGTGCAGCCGATCTTCGACGCCCTCAAGCCCGAGGGTGACTTCGGCTCCGTGCACGCGGGCAAGGTCGGTGCGGGCCACTTCGCGAAGATGGTCCACAACGGCATCGAGTACGCGATGATGCAGGCCTACGCCGAGGGCTGGGAGCTCCTGGAGAAGGTCGACTCGGTCACGGACGTCCGTGAGGTCTTCCGCTCCTGGCAGGAGGGCACGGTCATCCGTTCCTGGCTGCTCGACCTCGCGGTCAACGCCCTGGACGACGACGAGCACCTGGAGAAGCTGCGCGGCTTCGCGCAGGACTCCGGCGAGGGCCGCTGGACCGTCGAGGCGGCCATCGACAACGCCGTGCCGCTGCCCGCGATCACGGCCTCGCTCTTCGCGCGGTTCGCCTCGCGCCAGGACGACTCCCCGCAGATGAAGATGATCGCCGCGCTGCGCAACCAGTTCGGCGGCCACGCGGTCGAGTCCAAGAGCGAGCACTGA
- the gyrB gene encoding DNA topoisomerase (ATP-hydrolyzing) subunit B, producing MLCQKGRFVADSGNPNENIQSTAAGENVEAPPSYDASAITVLEGLDAVRKRPGMYIGSTGERGLHHLVQEVVDNSVDEALAGHADTIDVTILADGGVRVIDNGRGIPVGIHPVEKKPAVEVVLTVLHAGGKFGGGGYAVSGGLHGVGVSVVNALSTKLAVEIKTDGYRWTQDYKSGAPTAPLERHEATSETGTTVTFWADPEIFETTVYSFETLARRFQEMAFLNKGLTIKLTDERESAKATVGADSPEATDDEAPEARTVTYHYEGGIVDFVKYLNSRKGEVIHPTVIDVEAEDKERLLSVEIAMQWNSQYTEGVYSFANTIHTHEGGTHEEGFRAALTGLVNRYAREKKLLREKDDNLTGEDVREGLTAIISVKLGEPQFEGQTKTKLGNTEAKTFVQKVVHEHLTDWFDRNPNEAADIIRKGIQAATARVAARKARDLTRRKGLLETASLPGKLSDCQSNDPTKCEIFIVEGDSAGGSAKSGRDPMYQAILPIRGKILNVEKARVDKILHNQEVQALISAFGTGVHEDFDIEKLRYHKIILMADADVDGQHINTLLLTFLFRFMRPLVEHGHIYLSRPPLFKIKWSRDDFQYAYSDRERDALIELGRQAGKRIRDDSVQRFKGLGEMNAEELRITTMDQEHRVLGQVTLDDAAQADDLFSVLMGEDVEARRSFIQRNAKDVRFLDI from the coding sequence GTGCTGTGCCAGAAAGGGCGCTTCGTGGCCGATTCCGGCAACCCCAACGAGAACATCCAGTCCACCGCCGCCGGCGAGAACGTCGAGGCACCGCCCTCGTACGACGCCAGCGCGATCACCGTCCTCGAGGGTCTGGACGCGGTCCGCAAGCGACCCGGCATGTACATCGGCTCGACCGGTGAGCGTGGCCTGCACCACCTGGTGCAGGAAGTCGTGGACAACTCCGTGGACGAGGCCCTCGCCGGCCACGCGGACACGATCGACGTCACGATCCTCGCCGACGGCGGCGTGCGCGTGATCGACAACGGCCGTGGCATCCCGGTGGGCATCCACCCCGTCGAGAAGAAGCCGGCCGTCGAGGTCGTGCTCACCGTGCTGCACGCGGGCGGCAAGTTCGGCGGTGGCGGGTACGCCGTCTCCGGTGGTCTGCACGGCGTCGGTGTCTCCGTGGTGAACGCGCTGTCCACCAAGCTCGCCGTCGAGATCAAGACGGACGGCTACCGCTGGACGCAGGACTACAAGAGCGGCGCCCCCACCGCACCGCTCGAGCGGCACGAGGCCACCAGCGAGACCGGCACCACGGTGACGTTCTGGGCCGACCCCGAGATCTTCGAGACCACCGTGTACTCCTTCGAGACGCTCGCGCGGCGTTTCCAGGAGATGGCGTTCCTCAACAAGGGTTTGACCATCAAACTCACTGATGAGCGCGAGTCGGCGAAGGCCACGGTGGGTGCGGACTCCCCCGAGGCGACCGACGACGAGGCCCCCGAGGCCCGCACGGTCACGTACCACTACGAAGGCGGCATCGTCGACTTCGTGAAGTACCTCAACTCCCGCAAGGGTGAGGTCATCCACCCGACCGTCATCGACGTCGAGGCCGAGGACAAGGAGCGCCTGCTCTCGGTCGAGATCGCGATGCAGTGGAACTCGCAGTACACGGAGGGCGTGTACTCCTTCGCGAACACGATCCACACGCACGAGGGCGGTACGCACGAAGAGGGTTTCAGGGCCGCGTTGACGGGCCTGGTGAACCGTTACGCGCGCGAGAAGAAGCTGCTGCGCGAGAAGGACGACAACCTCACGGGTGAGGACGTCCGCGAGGGTCTGACCGCGATCATCTCGGTGAAGCTGGGCGAGCCCCAGTTCGAGGGCCAGACGAAGACCAAGCTGGGCAACACGGAGGCGAAGACCTTCGTGCAGAAGGTCGTCCACGAGCACCTCACGGACTGGTTCGACCGCAACCCCAACGAGGCCGCGGACATCATCCGCAAGGGCATCCAGGCCGCCACGGCCCGGGTCGCCGCCCGTAAGGCGCGCGACCTGACCCGCCGCAAGGGCCTGCTGGAGACCGCCTCCCTGCCGGGCAAGCTGAGCGACTGCCAGTCGAACGACCCGACGAAGTGCGAGATCTTCATCGTCGAGGGTGACTCCGCCGGTGGTTCGGCGAAGTCCGGCCGCGACCCGATGTACCAGGCGATCCTGCCCATCCGAGGCAAGATCCTGAACGTCGAGAAGGCGCGCGTCGACAAGATCCTGCACAACCAGGAGGTCCAGGCCCTCATCTCGGCCTTCGGCACCGGTGTGCACGAGGACTTCGACATCGAGAAGCTCCGCTATCACAAGATCATCCTGATGGCGGACGCCGACGTCGACGGCCAGCACATCAACACGCTGCTCCTGACGTTCCTCTTCCGCTTCATGCGGCCGCTGGTCGAGCACGGGCACATCTACCTGTCGCGCCCGCCCCTGTTCAAGATCAAGTGGTCGCGGGACGACTTCCAGTACGCGTACTCCGACCGCGAGCGCGACGCCCTGATCGAGCTCGGCCGCCAGGCCGGCAAGCGCATCAGGGACGACTCGGTCCAGCGCTTCAAGGGCCTCGGCGAGATGAACGCCGAGGAGCTGCGCATCACGACGATGGACCAGGAACACCGCGTGCTCGGCCAGGTCACCCTGGACGACGCGGCACAGGCCGACGACCTCTTCTCGGTGCTGATGGGAGAGGACGTCGAGGCACGGCGCTCGTTCATCCAGCGCAATGCCAAGGACGTTCGCTTCCTCGACATCTGA
- a CDS encoding DUF3566 domain-containing protein, with translation MSKATGAGTKRTGTTGTDGARGSATDAHDSDESHGSQGGTVTDTRDADTAGGALPGERKPEAKASQPYHPPQAYEQGTKAGAAAARKPRTGARTIPRTRKARLRVAKVDPWSVMKVSFLLSIALGICTIVAAAVLWMVMDAMGVFSTVGGTISEATGSNESNGFDLQSFLSLPRVLTFTSIIAVIDVVLATALATLGAFIYNLSAGFVGGVELTLAEDE, from the coding sequence GTGAGTAAAGCCACGGGCGCCGGGACGAAGAGAACCGGCACTACCGGTACGGACGGTGCCCGTGGCTCCGCCACCGATGCACACGACTCCGATGAGTCTCATGGATCCCAGGGGGGGACTGTGACGGACACCCGAGACGCCGACACGGCGGGCGGGGCGCTGCCCGGGGAGCGGAAGCCCGAGGCCAAGGCATCGCAGCCGTACCACCCGCCGCAGGCGTACGAGCAGGGCACCAAGGCGGGGGCGGCCGCGGCGCGCAAGCCCCGGACGGGGGCCCGCACGATCCCGCGTACGCGCAAGGCGCGGCTGCGGGTCGCCAAGGTCGACCCGTGGTCGGTGATGAAGGTCAGCTTCCTGCTCTCCATCGCGCTCGGCATCTGCACGATCGTCGCGGCCGCCGTCCTGTGGATGGTCATGGACGCGATGGGTGTCTTCTCGACGGTGGGCGGCACGATCTCCGAGGCGACGGGCTCGAACGAGTCCAACGGCTTCGACCTCCAGTCCTTCCTCTCGCTGCCGCGTGTCCTGACGTTCACCTCGATCATCGCGGTCATCGACGTCGTCCTGGCGACCGCGCTGGCGACGCTCGGCGCGTTCATCTACAACCTCTCCGCGGGCTTCGTGGGCGGCGTCGAGCTGACCCTCGCGGAGGATGAGTAG
- the gyrA gene encoding DNA gyrase subunit A has protein sequence MADENTPVMPEEEPAVPGVGMRVEPVGLETEMQRSYLDYAMSVIVSRALPDVRDGLKPVHRRVLYAMYDGGYRPEKGFYKCARVVGDVMGTYHPHGDSSIYDALVRLAQHWSMRMPLVDSNGNFGSPGNDPAAAMRYTECKMAPLAMEMVRDIDEETVDFTDNYDGRNQEPTVLPARFPNLLINGSAGIAVGMATNIPPHNLREVAAGAQWALEHPEATHEELLDALIERIKGPDFPTGALVVGRKGIEEAYRTGRGSITMRAVVAVEEIQNRQCLVVTELPYQTNPDNLAQKIADLVKDGKVGGIADVRDESSSRTGQRLVIVLKRDAVAKVVLNNLYKHTDLQSNFSANMLALVDGVPRTLSLDAFIRHWVTHQIEVIVRRTKFRLRKAEERAHILRGLLKALDAIDEVIALIRGSQTVDIAREGLMGLLSIDEIQANAILEMQLRRLAALERQKIVAEHDELQAKINEYNAILASPERQRQIISQELAAIVDKFGEDRRSALVPFDGDMSMEDLIAEEDIVVTITRGGYVKRTKTDDYRSQKRGGKGVRGTKLKEDDIVDHFFVSTTHHWLLFFTNKGRVYRAKAYELPDAGRDARGQHVANLLAFQPDEQIAEILAIRDYDAAPYLVLATKGGLVKKTSLKDYDSPRSGGVIAINLRETEDGSDDELIGAELVSAEDDLLLISKKAQSIRFTATDDALRPMGRATSGVKGMSFRDGDELLSMNVVRPGTFVFTATDGGYAKRTNVDEYRVQGRGGLGIKAAKIVEDRGELVGALVVEETDEILAITLGGGVIRTRVNEVRETGRDTMGVQLINLGKRDAVVGIARNAEAGREAEEVDGDIVVDDSDGAEPAAGTDEGTDSSAE, from the coding sequence ATGGCCGACGAGAACACCCCTGTGATGCCCGAAGAGGAACCTGCCGTTCCGGGTGTGGGCATGCGTGTCGAGCCCGTCGGGCTCGAGACGGAGATGCAGCGCTCCTACCTCGACTACGCGATGTCCGTCATCGTCTCGCGCGCGCTGCCCGACGTACGCGATGGCCTGAAGCCCGTCCACCGTCGTGTCCTGTACGCGATGTACGACGGCGGCTACCGCCCCGAGAAGGGCTTCTACAAGTGCGCCCGCGTCGTCGGCGACGTCATGGGTACGTACCACCCGCACGGCGACTCCTCCATCTACGACGCCCTGGTGCGCCTCGCACAGCACTGGTCGATGCGCATGCCGCTGGTGGACTCCAACGGCAACTTCGGCTCCCCGGGCAACGACCCGGCGGCCGCCATGCGGTACACCGAGTGCAAGATGGCGCCGCTGGCCATGGAGATGGTCCGTGACATCGACGAGGAGACCGTCGACTTCACGGACAACTACGACGGCCGCAACCAGGAGCCGACGGTCCTGCCGGCCCGCTTCCCGAACCTGCTGATCAACGGCTCGGCGGGCATCGCGGTCGGCATGGCCACCAACATCCCGCCGCACAACCTCCGCGAGGTCGCGGCGGGCGCGCAGTGGGCCCTGGAGCACCCCGAGGCCACGCACGAGGAGCTGCTCGACGCCCTGATCGAGCGCATCAAGGGCCCCGACTTCCCGACCGGCGCCCTGGTGGTGGGCCGCAAGGGCATCGAGGAGGCCTACCGCACGGGCCGCGGCTCCATCACGATGCGCGCGGTCGTCGCGGTCGAGGAGATCCAGAACCGCCAGTGCCTGGTGGTCACCGAGCTCCCCTACCAGACCAACCCGGACAACCTCGCGCAGAAGATCGCCGACCTGGTCAAGGACGGCAAGGTCGGCGGCATCGCCGACGTCCGCGACGAGTCCTCATCGCGGACCGGCCAGCGCCTGGTCATCGTCCTGAAGCGGGACGCGGTCGCCAAGGTCGTCCTGAACAACCTCTACAAGCACACCGACCTCCAGTCGAACTTCAGCGCCAACATGCTGGCCCTGGTCGACGGCGTGCCGCGCACCCTCTCGCTGGACGCGTTCATCCGCCACTGGGTGACGCACCAGATCGAGGTCATCGTCCGCCGTACGAAGTTCCGGCTGCGCAAGGCCGAGGAGCGGGCGCACATCCTGCGCGGCCTCCTCAAGGCCCTGGACGCCATCGACGAGGTCATCGCGCTCATCCGGGGCAGCCAGACCGTCGACATCGCGCGCGAGGGCCTCATGGGCCTCCTCTCGATCGACGAGATCCAGGCCAACGCCATCCTCGAGATGCAGCTGCGCCGGCTCGCCGCCCTGGAGCGCCAGAAGATCGTCGCCGAGCACGACGAGCTCCAGGCGAAGATCAACGAGTACAACGCGATCCTGGCCTCCCCCGAGAGGCAGCGCCAGATCATCAGCCAGGAACTGGCGGCGATCGTCGACAAGTTCGGCGAGGACCGCCGCTCGGCCCTGGTGCCCTTCGACGGCGACATGTCCATGGAGGACCTGATCGCCGAAGAGGACATCGTCGTCACGATCACCCGCGGCGGCTACGTCAAGCGCACCAAGACGGACGACTACCGCTCGCAGAAGCGCGGCGGCAAGGGCGTACGCGGCACGAAGCTCAAGGAAGACGACATCGTCGACCACTTCTTCGTGTCGACGACGCACCACTGGCTGCTGTTCTTCACCAACAAGGGCCGTGTCTACCGCGCCAAGGCGTACGAGCTCCCCGACGCCGGACGCGACGCCCGCGGCCAGCACGTGGCGAACCTCCTCGCCTTCCAGCCGGACGAGCAGATCGCCGAGATCCTGGCCATCCGCGACTACGACGCGGCGCCCTACCTCGTGCTCGCCACCAAGGGCGGTCTGGTCAAGAAGACCTCCCTGAAGGACTACGACTCGCCCCGCTCGGGCGGCGTCATCGCCATCAACCTCCGTGAGACGGAGGACGGTTCGGACGACGAGCTGATCGGCGCCGAGCTGGTCTCGGCCGAGGACGACCTGCTGCTCATCAGCAAGAAGGCCCAGTCGATCCGGTTCACCGCAACGGACGACGCGTTGCGCCCGATGGGCCGCGCCACGTCGGGTGTGAAGGGCATGAGTTTCCGCGACGGCGACGAGCTGCTCTCGATGAATGTCGTGCGGCCGGGTACGTTCGTGTTCACCGCCACCGACGGTGGGTACGCAAAGCGGACCAACGTCGACGAATACCGCGTCCAGGGTCGCGGTGGCCTCGGTATCAAGGCCGCCAAGATCGTGGAGGACCGCGGCGAACTCGTGGGCGCCCTGGTGGTCGAGGAAACCGACGAGATCCTCGCCATCACGCTGGGCGGTGGTGTGATTCGTACGCGAGTCAACGAGGTCAGGGAGACGGGCCGTGACACCATGGGCGTCCAACTGATCAACCTGGGCAAGCGCGATGCCGTGGTCGGCATCGCTCGTAACGCCGAGGCCGGGCGCGAGGCCGAGGAAGTCGACGGGGACATCGTCGTCGACGACTCGGACGGTGCGGAGCCGGCCGCCGGTACGGACGAGGGCACGGACTCCTCGGCCGAGTAG
- a CDS encoding site-specific integrase, translated as MAKRRPNGGGTITKRSDGRYQGAAYVTDTDGNRVRKYVYGRTWDEANEKLGKLQDQERNGVPVPSRSWTLGEWLAYWLEHIVAPEREHNTYVKYESKVRLYLLPHLGKRPLVKLTPAQIRAFMAALTREKVGASARFEVLRVLRNALNRAMREELVTRNVALLVDMPKVSKDRGTAWNAREAIAFLRSVRAHRLYAACVLVLVLGLRRSEVLGLRWQDIDFEAGRFIPVKQVQRVKGVGLVLKDLKTESSQAVLPLPEFCARVLEERRELQELERKIAGDHWSQEPDHDLIFSSEHGGMIDPVGFSRTFDRLVKRADVRRITVRLARHTCGTLLAFLKVHPKVAQAILRHSQISMTMDVYTHVVGDSEREAVGMLAELLEDPLIG; from the coding sequence ATGGCGAAGCGTCGGCCCAACGGCGGCGGCACGATCACCAAGCGGTCTGACGGCCGGTACCAGGGTGCTGCCTATGTGACGGACACGGACGGCAACCGGGTGCGTAAGTACGTGTACGGCCGTACGTGGGATGAGGCCAACGAAAAGCTCGGCAAGCTCCAGGACCAGGAGCGCAACGGCGTGCCCGTGCCGTCCAGGTCCTGGACGCTCGGTGAGTGGCTGGCCTACTGGCTGGAGCACATCGTTGCACCGGAGCGCGAGCACAACACGTACGTGAAGTACGAGTCCAAGGTCCGGCTGTACCTGCTGCCGCACCTCGGCAAAAGACCGCTGGTCAAGCTCACGCCAGCACAGATCCGGGCCTTCATGGCGGCCCTGACCCGGGAGAAGGTCGGCGCCTCGGCCCGCTTCGAGGTCCTGCGCGTGCTCCGTAACGCCCTCAACCGGGCCATGCGCGAGGAGCTGGTCACGCGCAATGTCGCGCTCCTGGTCGACATGCCCAAGGTCAGCAAGGACAGGGGTACGGCGTGGAACGCCCGGGAAGCGATCGCGTTCCTGCGCTCGGTCCGCGCCCACCGGCTCTACGCGGCCTGCGTCCTCGTCCTGGTCCTCGGCCTGCGGCGTAGCGAGGTGCTTGGGCTGCGCTGGCAGGACATCGACTTCGAAGCGGGCCGCTTCATCCCGGTCAAGCAGGTGCAGCGGGTCAAGGGCGTGGGCCTGGTCCTCAAAGACCTCAAGACGGAGTCCTCACAGGCCGTGCTTCCCCTTCCCGAGTTCTGTGCTCGGGTCCTGGAGGAGCGGCGGGAGCTGCAAGAGTTGGAACGGAAGATCGCCGGTGACCACTGGTCCCAGGAGCCGGACCATGACCTGATCTTCTCCTCCGAGCACGGCGGCATGATCGACCCGGTGGGCTTCTCCCGCACCTTCGACCGGCTGGTCAAGCGGGCTGACGTCCGCCGGATCACGGTGCGCCTCGCCCGGCACACCTGCGGGACCCTGCTGGCCTTCCTGAAGGTTCATCCCAAGGTCGCTCAGGCGATTCTTCGCCACAGTCAGATCAGCATGACCATGGATGTCTACACCCACGTGGTGGGCGACAGTGAGCGGGAAGCGGTCGGGATGCTCGCCGAGCTACTGGAAGATCCACTCATCGGCTGA
- a CDS encoding helix-turn-helix domain-containing protein: protein MTTVVPELLTVPEVMARLKVGRTKVYDLIRTHRLVSIKVDGCRRIPDHAVRDFIVGQIGEAA from the coding sequence GTGACTACCGTTGTCCCCGAGCTGCTGACCGTGCCGGAGGTCATGGCACGACTCAAGGTCGGCCGGACGAAGGTCTATGACCTGATCCGCACGCATCGCCTGGTCTCCATCAAGGTCGACGGATGCCGCCGCATCCCGGATCACGCGGTCCGCGACTTCATCGTCGGCCAGATCGGGGAGGCTGCCTGA
- the recF gene encoding DNA replication/repair protein RecF — translation MHVTHLSLADFRSYARVEVPLDPGVTAFVGPNGQGKTNLVEAVGYLATLGSHRVSSDAPLVRMGAERAVIRANVRQGERQQLIELELNPGKANRARINRSSQVRPRDVLGIVRTVLFAPEDLALIKGDPGERRRFLDELITARSPRMAGVRSDYDRVLKQRNTLLKSAALARRHGGRSMDLSTLDVWDQHLARAGAELLAQRLDLISALQPLADKAYEQLAPGGGPVALEYKPSAPGEGHTREALYEQLRAALEEARKQEIERGVTLVGPHRDDLLLKLGQLPAKGYASHGESWSYALALRLASYDLLRAEGNEPVLVLDDVFAELDARRRERLAELVAPGEQVLVTAAVDDDVPGVLSGVRYAVADGVVERV, via the coding sequence ATGCACGTCACGCATCTGTCGCTGGCCGACTTCCGCTCGTACGCCCGGGTCGAGGTCCCGCTCGACCCGGGCGTCACCGCTTTCGTGGGGCCCAACGGCCAGGGCAAGACCAACCTCGTCGAGGCCGTCGGCTATCTCGCCACGCTCGGCAGCCACCGGGTCTCCTCCGACGCCCCCCTGGTGCGCATGGGCGCGGAGCGGGCCGTCATCAGGGCCAATGTCCGCCAGGGCGAGCGCCAGCAGCTCATCGAGCTCGAACTCAATCCGGGCAAGGCGAACCGCGCCCGCATCAACCGTTCCTCGCAGGTCAGGCCGCGGGACGTGCTCGGGATCGTCCGTACGGTGCTGTTCGCGCCCGAGGATCTCGCGCTCATCAAGGGCGACCCCGGCGAGCGGCGGCGCTTCCTGGACGAGCTGATCACCGCGCGCTCCCCGCGCATGGCCGGCGTCCGGTCCGACTACGACCGCGTCCTCAAACAGCGCAACACCCTCCTGAAATCGGCCGCCCTCGCCCGGCGCCACGGCGGGCGCTCCATGGACCTGTCCACGCTCGACGTCTGGGACCAGCACCTCGCGCGCGCGGGCGCCGAGCTGCTGGCGCAGCGGCTCGACCTGATCTCGGCGCTCCAGCCGCTGGCCGACAAGGCGTACGAACAGCTCGCCCCCGGCGGCGGCCCGGTCGCCCTGGAGTACAAGCCGTCCGCGCCCGGCGAAGGCCACACGCGCGAGGCGCTGTACGAGCAGCTGAGAGCCGCTCTCGAAGAGGCGCGCAAGCAGGAGATCGAGCGCGGCGTGACCTTGGTCGGCCCGCACCGCGACGACCTGCTGCTCAAGCTCGGCCAGCTCCCCGCGAAGGGGTACGCGAGCCACGGCGAGTCCTGGTCGTACGCCCTGGCGCTGCGCCTGGCCTCGTACGACCTGCTCAGGGCCGAGGGCAACGAACCGGTGCTGGTGCTGGACGACGTCTTCGCGGAGCTCGACGCGCGCCGCAGGGAGCGGCTCGCGGAGCTGGTGGCGCCCGGCGAGCAGGTGCTGGTCACGGCCGCGGTCGACGACGACGTCCCGGGCGTGCTCTCCGGCGTGAGGTACGCGGTGGCGGATGGCGTCGTGGAGCGCGTATGA
- a CDS encoding DciA family protein — translation MSAEEPAKGDAKGPQKTPEPSGVDLARVALRAAKEQARARGDAAQQKKQARRGGLRSGARADGRDPLPLGSAINRLITERGWETPAAVGGVMGRWPQIVGDDLAKHCVPQKYDEDERILTVQCDSTAWATQLRLMAPQLVARLNEDLGHGTVRLIKVLGPGGPPRRFGPLRAPGSTGPGDTYG, via the coding sequence ATGAGCGCCGAGGAGCCCGCCAAGGGCGATGCCAAGGGGCCGCAGAAGACGCCCGAGCCCTCCGGCGTCGACCTGGCCCGGGTCGCCCTGCGCGCCGCCAAGGAACAGGCACGCGCGCGTGGGGACGCCGCTCAGCAGAAGAAGCAGGCCCGCCGTGGCGGCCTGCGGTCCGGCGCGCGCGCCGACGGCCGTGATCCGCTGCCGCTCGGCTCCGCCATCAACCGGCTGATCACCGAGCGCGGCTGGGAGACGCCCGCCGCGGTCGGCGGGGTCATGGGCCGCTGGCCGCAGATCGTCGGCGACGACCTGGCCAAGCACTGCGTCCCGCAGAAGTACGACGAGGACGAGCGCATCCTTACTGTGCAGTGCGACTCGACGGCCTGGGCGACGCAGCTGCGCCTGATGGCCCCGCAGCTGGTCGCCCGCCTGAACGAAGACCTGGGCCACGGCACCGTGCGCCTCATCAAGGTGCTCGGCCCCGGAGGCCCCCCGCGCCGCTTCGGACCCTTGCGCGCCCCGGGCAGCACGGGCCCCGGCGACACCTACGGCTGA